From Solibacillus sp. FSL W7-1464:
GTAAGTGTTGCCATTACAATTGGGCTTGTCTTGCTGTTACTTTTCATTACAAAGCAAATCCGTTTCAATGATTTCCATTACCTTCGTTCAATTTTTTCGCGCTCGTAATTGGACAAACCACTTTCCGTCTTCATAACTGCAGTAGAAGATATCGCGTATATTGGGATACCCGTTTATCAATAATTCATGAACGAGCCATTTTTCATCTTTACCAATAATTTTTAAATGTCTTTTATCAACATAGCCGTCCAAAATGAGAGGTAAAATAAATCCGCCTTGATCTTTTTGGTAGATCGACAGCTTTCCGGACTGTTCCAGAAAGGCGTAGGCAACATCCTGGACAGAGCAGACTCCCTGTTCGCGTAACTGCTGGAGCAAGTCATCGAGATTATAGCGCTGCTTTTTCATCTCCATTTCACAGATAAAACCATCACGAATAACAAGAGAGGGATCACCTTCAATAAAGTCACGCAGTTTTTTATTTTTTAATATGAGCCAGGAGTTTAAATATTGAATCAAAAACAATAAAATAATAGGCAAAACAGCTTTGAAGAATTGCCGATCATAATCGTCCAGTGCAATTGCAGCAATTTCGCCCATTAATACAAATATTGCCAGGTCCACTATACTGAGTTCACCAACTTCACGTTTACCCATAAGACGGAAAACAATCAGTAAAATAATATACAAAACAATTGTTCGGAATATAATTAATGTATAATCTTCCAATTGATTCACCTCTCATACAATAGCTTGTTCTAAATTGCATGAAAGATACAAAAAAGCTTGCGGAAAATTAATTTCCGCAAGCTTTTTTAGAACGTTTAAACCGTTTCAACACGACCAATTGCTTGGCGTTCGAATTTTAAACGTGTATTTCCGTCAACGATTAAATAGACTGTCGTATCTTCAATTGCATCAACTTCTCCGTGTAAGCCACCTACAGTAACTACTTTGTCACCACGTTTTAAGCTGTTTTGCATTGTAGCAGTTGCTTTTTGACGTTTTTGTGCCGGACGAATTAAAATGAACCACATCGCAACGAACATTACGATAATCGGTAAAAATTGTACTAAACCATCCATTTTCAAATTGCCCCCTTCCTCTATCTCTTTCTCACTTACCTAGTATAGTATAGAATTGCACGTTATTGCGCAAAAAACTCTTTTTTTTCTCAAAAAATTATATAGAATTTCGGTTTTCGAACATATTTTTAGAAGTTTTTAGCATTTGGCTTATTGTAACCGTATTTTTCAAAGAACTCTTCTTTGAAATCACCCAGACGGTCTTCGCGGATAGCCTGACGTACATCTTCCATCAATTTAATAAGGAAGCGCAGGTTATGATATGACGTTAAACGTAAACCGAATGTTTCTTCTGTACGCAATAAATGGCGCACATATGCACGCGTATAATTTTTACATGTGTAGCAGTCGCAATTTTCATCGATCGGCGTAAAGTCTTTTGCATATTTTGCATTTTTGATCACCATACGTCCTTCAGATGTCATTAATGTACCGTTACGCGCAATACGTGTTGGTAGTACACAGTCAAACATATCGATGCCGCGGATTGATCCGTCGATTAAAGAGTCCGGTGAACCTACACCCATTAAATAGCGCGGTTTGTCTGCCGGCATCATTGGAGCAGTAAAGTCCAATACTTTATTCATAATATCCTTTGGCTCACCAACTGATAAACCGCCGATTGCATAACCCGGGAAATCCAGCTCTACTAAAGCTTCAGCCGATTTACGGCGCAGCTCTTCATATTCTCCGCCTTGAATAATACCGAACAGTCCTTGCTCGTCAGGACGTTGGTGTGCTTCTTTACAGCGTTTTGCCCAACGTGTTGTACGGTCAACAGATGCTTCCATATATTCATATGTGGCCGGGAATGGCGGACATTCATCAAATGCCATCATAATATCAGAACCTAAGTCGTTTTGGATTTCCATTGCCTTTTCCGGTGATAAAAACAGCTTATCTCCATTTAAATGGTTACGGAAATAAACGCCTTCTTCTTCAATTTTACGGAATTTTGATAATGAAAATACTTGGAAACCGCCTGAATCCGTTAAAATCGGACGATCCCAGTTCATGAATTTATGCAGGCCTCCTGCTTCTTTTACGATATCATTGCCTGGACGCAACCATAAGTGATATGTGTTTGACAAGATAATTCCTGCATTCATTTCTTTTAATTCTTCAGGGCTCATTGCTTTTACTGTCGCTTGTGTACCGACCGGCATAAATGTTGGTGTTTCAAATGAACCGTGTGGTGTATGGACAATACCTAGTCGCGCACCCGTCTGTGCACATGTTTTAATCAATTCATAACGAATTGGTGATTGTTTTGTTGTTTCAGTCATAATAAAAAAATCCTCTCGTTTCTAAAGTAAACACAGTACTTCGAATGAAAACACCTACTAAGTTTAGTAGGTGTTGCACAAATCATTATTGTATATAGGTTTTTGTTTAATTGCAAATTACTTAGCCGGTCGGATAAACATGGCATCGCCAAAGCTGAAGAAACGGTATTTTTCCTTAACCGCTTGTTCATAGGCGTTCATAATTGTTTCCTTCGAGGCAAGTGCGCTGACAAGCATTACTAATGTCGACTTCGGTAAATGGAAGTTTGTAATCAGTCCGTCGATTGCTTTATATTCATATCCCGGATAAATGAAAATATTTGTCCATCCCTGTGAAGCAACAATTTTACCGTCATTTTTCGATGCAACTGTTTCAAGTGTACGGGTCGAAGTTGTCCCTACTGAGATAATCTTGCCACCTGCTTGTTTAACACGTTCGATTACAGTCGCTGCCTCTTCAGTAACACTGTAAAATTCAGAGTGCATATCATGATCCTCAATCGAATCCACACTTACAGGACGGAATGTACCAAGTCCTACGTGCAGTGTAATAAATACGACTTCCACACCTTTTGCTTTAATCGCTTCTAGTAAAGGCTGTGTAAAATGCAGACCTGCTGTTGGTGCAGCTGCAGAACCGCGCTCTTTCGCAAACACCGTTTGATAGCGATCTTGGTCATCCAACTTTTCACGAATATAGGGCGGTAATGGCATTTCACCAAGCTGATCTAAAATTTCATAAAAAATCCCGTCATATGTGAACTTGAATGTACGGCCGCCGTGCTCAAGCTCACCCGTACAAGTCGCCGTCAATAGTCCATCGCCAAATGTAACGACAGTGCCGATTTTAACACGCTTCGCTGGCTTCACTAATGTTTCCCACTCATCATCATTTGTCTGTTTCAACAGCAATAATTCAATGTTCGCACCCGTATCAGCTTTGACACCCATTAAGCGTGCCGGCAAAACGCGTGTATCATTCAACACTAAACAATCTCCTGCATTTAGCTCATCCAAAATATAACCGAATGTATGATGCTCCACTTCCAGTGAGTTCGGATTTACTACCATTAGACGACTCGCTGTACGGTCCAATAATGGTGTTTGGGCAATTAATTCCTCTGGCAAATAAAAATCAAAATCTTCTGCTTTCACGTTCAAAACTTCCTTCTATTCATTTTGTGTCGGCGGATAACCGAAATGGT
This genomic window contains:
- the tgt gene encoding tRNA guanosine(34) transglycosylase Tgt, which translates into the protein MTETTKQSPIRYELIKTCAQTGARLGIVHTPHGSFETPTFMPVGTQATVKAMSPEELKEMNAGIILSNTYHLWLRPGNDIVKEAGGLHKFMNWDRPILTDSGGFQVFSLSKFRKIEEEGVYFRNHLNGDKLFLSPEKAMEIQNDLGSDIMMAFDECPPFPATYEYMEASVDRTTRWAKRCKEAHQRPDEQGLFGIIQGGEYEELRRKSAEALVELDFPGYAIGGLSVGEPKDIMNKVLDFTAPMMPADKPRYLMGVGSPDSLIDGSIRGIDMFDCVLPTRIARNGTLMTSEGRMVIKNAKYAKDFTPIDENCDCYTCKNYTRAYVRHLLRTEETFGLRLTSYHNLRFLIKLMEDVRQAIREDRLGDFKEEFFEKYGYNKPNAKNF
- the yajC gene encoding preprotein translocase subunit YajC — translated: MDGLVQFLPIIVMFVAMWFILIRPAQKRQKATATMQNSLKRGDKVVTVGGLHGEVDAIEDTTVYLIVDGNTRLKFERQAIGRVETV
- the queA gene encoding tRNA preQ1(34) S-adenosylmethionine ribosyltransferase-isomerase QueA, whose protein sequence is MKAEDFDFYLPEELIAQTPLLDRTASRLMVVNPNSLEVEHHTFGYILDELNAGDCLVLNDTRVLPARLMGVKADTGANIELLLLKQTNDDEWETLVKPAKRVKIGTVVTFGDGLLTATCTGELEHGGRTFKFTYDGIFYEILDQLGEMPLPPYIREKLDDQDRYQTVFAKERGSAAAPTAGLHFTQPLLEAIKAKGVEVVFITLHVGLGTFRPVSVDSIEDHDMHSEFYSVTEEAATVIERVKQAGGKIISVGTTSTRTLETVASKNDGKIVASQGWTNIFIYPGYEYKAIDGLITNFHLPKSTLVMLVSALASKETIMNAYEQAVKEKYRFFSFGDAMFIRPAK
- a CDS encoding DUF421 domain-containing protein; the encoded protein is MEDYTLIIFRTIVLYIILLIVFRLMGKREVGELSIVDLAIFVLMGEIAAIALDDYDRQFFKAVLPIILLFLIQYLNSWLILKNKKLRDFIEGDPSLVIRDGFICEMEMKKQRYNLDDLLQQLREQGVCSVQDVAYAFLEQSGKLSIYQKDQGGFILPLILDGYVDKRHLKIIGKDEKWLVHELLINGYPNIRDIFYCSYEDGKWFVQLRARKN